The DNA window TCTTATAAGTTAATAAAACCAATAAAACCAGTAGGTCATGGAGAACAGTGGATATAGCTTCACTGCGTAGTATTTATGTGTTGTTTTCTGTGCTCTCATCTGACGTTTGCAGCCACTTCCTGAGTTGAAGTGGGTGGGCTAGATTAACCAATCAGGACAGGCCTACTCGGTTAGCGATAGGAACCACTGACCTATAGTTAGTTAATCGTGGTGGGCACTTAATTATGAGTGCACGTAATCTATCAGCAAGACctctgctgccccctagtggtcTCTCAGCAGCATGATGTGATCTGTGAGCTCAGACACAAGTACTGGACTTTCACTGGGGTGGTACCCCTAACGTTACTGTGTTTGCCCCTTAAGAGTCTGTATTTTGTATGTTTAGtaagggaacataattgtacctcaCTATTTATATTCTTTTAAGTTTCACTCTGTTGATTCTGTACAATCTTTTGTACATCACTGCATGTACATCACTGTGCAAACGTCTTAGGCACCTGAGAGTCTTATTTAATGATAATTTATTTTCTCAATAGTGTTGTGCAtgtataaaatgataaataattacaataaatacaaaaacataaagtaaaattattattgttttaaaacagtagTAGATGTGTAGTGAACGTGGGTGAAGTTTGTTTCCAAATGTTCTCCCTgattgtatggatttgttatatcagcagcacacttgatttaacataataaatatttattaaccagtaacACTAGGTATTTGGTGATAACCTCAAATAGTACTggactgccatgaggagagattcGGAAAGGCTTAAACCAACACATAGAAGCATACGCATATTTTCACATACAGAATATTACTACTAACTGTTGTAGTGTTAAATGTTGTTATTACAATAAAAAAGGGGATTTTGCACAGTACCGTACCTTCATTGGGGACAACTGAGTATTAGTAGTGTGTAGAATCAGTATATCACAACCTGCCTCTCTTCTGCAGATGAAAGTCATGTTTGTATCTTATGTGCTGAATTTATTCACATTATCTCAGCTCCAGAGGGAAGTTCTAGCGAAGGAGCACTGTCCAAACCAAGTGTTCATTGCAGAGGTGAGTGGTGAAACATgttctgtttcattttaaagcaaTCTATGTAGACATAttgacctctgtgtgtgtgtgtgtgtgtgtgtgtgtgtgtgtgtgtgtgtgtgtgtgtgtgtgcgtgtgtgtgtgtgtgtgtctgcagttGGAGCTGGCTACTGTGCTCATCGCTGTGTTGGAAATaacacctgtgtgtgttttgctgggtACAAGCTGAAGCCAGATGGAAAAAACTGTGAAGGTAAAACCAGCAAAAATAACCCCACTTCACTAAAATCTCATTTAATGACAGTCAAATCATTTTCATACTATAAAcctcaatttaaaaaaaggatGATTGTATGTGAAAAGGATAGTTACAAAACACAACATTTAACACCATACCTTataaaaaacttttaaaatccATATTTAAAGATAGATATCACGGAGGCGCTGTactgttgcagtcacacagctccagttacctggaggttgggggttcgattcccgctccgggtgactgtctgtgaggagtgctccggtttccacccacagtcccaaaaacacacgttggtaggtggactttCTTGTGTTAAATAGCCCCATGTCCCACCTTTTTTAgagtgtgtatttttaaaaaatgtaaagttaaaATAATTTAGTTCATGAATTTGGCTTCAAACATTAAATTACATACATGGCTTCGAACATTAAATTACATACATCTgaagtaatattttaaaaattttgcTCAGAAGAATCATTACAATATAATCAAAagacctgtctgtctgtctctctccctgcctctctctctctctctctctctctctctagacatTAATGAGTGTTTGCTGGGGTCTTATCTTTGTCGTCCTGGTGAGCGCTGTATTAACACTCTGGGCTCATACCGCTGTCAGAGGGAGGTCAGCTGTGGCACAGGATACGAGCTCACAGACAACAATAACTGCAAAGGTCATACACTCCACTGCCCTTTTAGCTGCTGTATATCCTGCTTTTCAGCATGATTTGAAAATGTTTACCTATAGTTCTGTGGTCAAATCAGAGActgtccttttttatttattttgcaaacAAATCCGTCACCAACTAAAAGATGTTTTCACTGCAATACCTCCTAACTGACAAGACCTAACTGACTGATTATTAAAAGACCCACAGTCTAAGGGGCTAAATGGCGAAACTGACCGTAACAATTCAGACTGTGTGAAAtatttgagtttttattttttatttttattttttttaaccttcaCTTAACcttaaaatgaatttaaaatagataccagtttttatctgttttttttttccagatattGATGAGTGTGAGACAGGAACTCATAACTGTCCTGCAGATTTTGTCTGTCAGAACACACCAGGCTCTTTCCGCTGTCGACCCAAGTCTCAGTGCACAGCAGGATTCATACAGGACGCTCTGGGCAGCTGCATTGGTGACTGAATCATATTCACAAATCTTTACATATAGTAATGCAGTTTTCGACACAGCAACTGTCATAGAgttagaaaaacatttttttactgtCCAATATAGCACCTACatggaaaaagtaaaaaaggatttaattgcatttaaaGCCTTTAAATTGGTTTGTTCATTATTAATTTCAGCACAATGTAAAGGACAGGTGATGTGCTCAATTTATGTAGAAATGTAAActaatgtaaatattgtattgCATGAAATAATCAGTGTAAATCAGCTATAAAACATGAACATAAAATGTCATATTTCATGTCTCATATttatttgtctgtctgtttcagATATAAATGAATGTCTGAGCATGACAGGGCCATGTCCACCTGGGCAAGTGTGTCTTAACACTGTTGGCTCTTTCACCTGCCAGAGACACTCGGTCAGCTGTGGACGTGGCTACCACCTCAATGCGGAGGGCACACGCTGCGTGGGTATGGCCAAAACTGACCAGTAGATCAATCCATTTTCAACAAACGCAACGGTTTCTGAGCTctgttgttgtttatgtttgtCAGATATCGATGAGTGCTCAGGGCCAGATAATGCATGTGCTGGCCACGGTTGTATTAACTTGGTGGGCTCTTATCGCTGTGAATGCCGAAGTGGCTTCACTTTCAACAGCATCACCAGGGTCTGTGAGGGTGAGTGTCCAAAATATTCACATAATGAGTTACATAATACACGCCACACGTTCTCTTTCTCTATATCTCAGGGACACAACCCTAGTATTATAGATTGGATGAAGTTAACATCTGAATTTGATGATCATATGTCCATTCTCCAATACACCAAATTTGTTGGTACATTTCCATTAAAAATATGAACCCACAGCTTACTCTGAAACAACTAAATTGACAACAATTATTGCCACCCATTACTGTTTATGCcatatgtaataaaaataagattATTCTTTTGATATTCAATGGCTCCAGCTGTCTAAGGTTTTATAGTAGTCTTTTTAGACACTAGGTTTCAGTTCTTTGAAAAGGTGTTCAACGTGGATTAAGATCACGACTCATGCACTGCAGGCCACTGCAGAATAAACAGATGTTATGTAATTTAGCCAATATTTGTGGTGCCTTTAGCTCTCTGCTTGGTCCATTGTCCTGTTGAAGGAACCATAACCCACGACTGAGGCAGAGCCTCAGTCTCTGGCAGAAGACAGTATGTTTCTCACCAGAATGCCTTAATAGTTTTGAGATTTCATTGTGCACTTTAAAGACTTTAAAAGATTAAAGATGTCCCGTTCCAGACACAGTAAAAGTGGCACAACGTTATAACTAACCTACACTGTGTTTCACTGTAGGTTTTTTCTACTTTTATGAAAGCTTAATTTATTTGTCGGTGAACATATAATTGATGTGTCTTACCAAAAAGCTTCAGTTGTGTCTCGTTTGTCCAAAGAAAATTCTCCCAGAAGCACTGTCTGTGGCCTATCAGTATACAGTGTAGCAAATTCTAGTctggcttttttgtttttccttcagctgCGGAGTCCTCCTGGGTCTTCTTCCATGGAGCCCACTTACACTTAAAAAGCCAAGGATGGCGtgatcagacactgatgttcagTGGTGTCTGAAAGTTTTTCTTGGCCTTTTGTGTACCGCTCACACTATCCCTCTGATCAGTCTGAGGCCAAATTTCCTCTTGTGGCCATGTCTATGGAGGTTGGCTACAGTCCCATGGAGCTTAAACTTCTTAAAGACCTGCTCCAGCCATCAATTAAACCCCTTTCTATGTTTCATATTCAGTGTGCCAGCATCAGAGCAACTACTTTTCTCCATCAAAAGAGGCTGAATGGCTGACTGTAAGATATGTCACATGGGTGATACTAAATAAAGAAAACAGTTAGTCTGAAACATCACTATAATCTGATAATTTATCATCTTTTCTAGAGGTACCAACAAATCTGTCCAAGGTATCAACCTAACCTCATCTTTGGCATGTGAGGTAGTGAGGCAAGATGAAATAAAGGCAGCACTGTGTTTCTTTTATACCAGGACAGATGACAAAATAGCTTATATAAACCtcctataaaaatatattaatccaTTTGACTTCTATTTGTTTTTCAACATGGACTTGCATACCAtatgtgctctctctgttttgAAATTCAGATATCAACGAGTGCAGGCATTTTCCTGGACGCCTTTGTGCACACAAGTGTGACAATATTTTGGGGTCCTACAAGTGCAGCTGCACAACAGGCTTCAAGCTGGCGAGTGATGGCAGAAATTGTGATGGTAACGAATGATAGATATTTGTTCCTGGGTTTATTTTAAATcctaatgtaatataatataaaataatacaaaagatTAACATCAGATGTTTTGTAGATATATGAGTTGTGACTCTGAGGAAATTTTTGGATAGGATCACTCTCGTGAAGGACTTAACTATTCTCAATATTTCCCTCTGTACCATGCAGATGTTAATGAGTGTGACAATAATCCCTGCAGTCAAGAGTGTGCCAATGTTTACGGCTCTTACCAGTGTTACTGCCGCCGAGGCTATCAGCTGAGTGATGTGGATGGAATTACTTGTGAAGGTTTGTAAAAGAGGTCACATGTTATAAAGTATGCGAGATAGACAGCATTAGTAATGTATGATTCTGTATTTACAAGACATGCATAGATGATACAAGACTTTAACTggagttgtttgttttttcagacaTTGACGAGTGTGCTTTGCCTACTGGAGGACATATATGCTCTTACCGATGCCACAATACACCAGGCAGCTTCCACTGCACGTGTCCTGCTAAAGGCTACACCCTCGCCCCTAATGGTCGCAGCTGTCAGGGTAAAGAACCCTTACTGATCATAGACTGTACAAGCTAGCACATGGTTTTGCTTATTTTCAAAATGCCCCAATGCAACGTCAGTTCAGCACTTCCCAGTTCTGTTTTGATAGGTGGAGATGGCAGTGGCCTTACTGAGGTTAAATTCACAGACACAGTTTGCCACTCGAGCTCTATTTATTTGTGCAAACTACATAAGAACATAATTTTATAGTGCTTACTTGAAACGGGAACAGTTCAATCAAATTTTCTCTTCAGTTCTCAACTTATATTCTACTATTAATAATGAAACCCTCATAAATTTGGAGCTCTcttatttgctttgtttttcctCCATTAATAGAtgtagatgagtgtgtgacagggacaCACAGTtgctcagagacagagagctgCTTCAATGTGCAGGGAGGATTCAGATGCCTGAATTTTGATTGTCCTCCCAACTACAGGCGCTCTGGTGAAACGTAAGTGTTAAAAACTTTATTATGAAAATGGTCAAGGCCTCAATGCAGTCCATTTGTACCCCTTGTACATTGAAACACTGCATGGAATGGAATGGTACCTAATGTGTTCTTCTAATGGCTTCAAAGCTAGAAAATGGAAAACATGGACACATTAAAATGGTTCAAGAAATCTGCCAGTCACACATAGCATGTTGAGCAATAACTACATTCATAGTGCACTAGAGTGACATGCAAGTCATACTGTGCCATGCAACTTAGCATTAAGTTACGGTTGACCTGTCCACACATGATGTTTAATAGCAACTAATGTGACACAAATAATTCATTATATCTAATAAAAGGTTTTAATATGATATTTCCCACTGACTGCTGCTTCTGCTTCTCTGTGAAGGCttgcactagatgttggaatattCCTTTGGGGATTTAATCACACTGAGTCATTACATTCAATAGTAAGACAGGAACTGATATTGGATGATTGGTTTTGaggtggcactgtggtgcagcaggtagtgtcacagtcacacagggacctggCGGTTGTGGGTTCCTGCTGTGGGtgatggtccaaaaacacatgttagtaggtggattggtgactcaaaagtgtccataggtgtgtgtgtgtgttgccctgtgaagtcctggcgccccatccagggtgtattcctgctttgcactcaatgatttcgggtaggctccggacccaacgcaaccctgaactggataagggttacagacaatgaatgaataattggtTTTGGATCATAAAATCCACTCCAACTTGTTCCAAAGATATTGAATTAAACTTGATCACGGCTGAGAACACAGGGCACCTTAAAATAGGTGAAATCACTACTCAGGAGTTCCACATATTTTTCAACAAATAGACTATTTAAACacttaaataacaaaaatatataacatcAAAGATTACTGTGTTTCCACTTAGCACCTCGCACAGACCctagtttgagaaccactggtttacacatacacactcccacacactcactctgtaaaatgcaatagaacattcagtgttttgttAATTCCCTTGAAAATTTACATAAATGACAAAATGACAAAGAAAATATGATTTGGCTAATAAGCATGATtgcttttgtaaataaatgcaaattcaCAGTTTGATGTCTACAACACACTTAAAAAAGTAGCATAAAATGAGTTCATAAAATATTAATCTTACACTGTTCTGATACATTCCACAATGAGCAGGTGAATTGCTAAGAGGTGGGTATATTATGATTAGGTATAAAAGGAACATAATCCAAAGGCTCATGCTTGcactagcaaaaaaaaaaagtgcaaaaacTACATAAGGTTGCAAAGAATCACTTCATCAAAACATGCAACCCTGAAAGTGACGTTCAGAGGttaaaagagcttctcagattGTCTGAAAGACATTGAAATCAGTCCATGGTTCAGTTTATTTTCTAGAACAAAACTGACACCTGTGCGAAAAGGACCGTCCGGACTGTTATAAGCAAAAGATGCCAAAGCCATGTCATGGTATGGGGGTACTTTAGTGCCCATAGCAAGTGTGACTTTCATAGGTGAATATTTTTCTCTCCCAgcattttttggagtgtgtttcaggcatcaaatcaaaatttgtttatgtttacaaaacaaaatcaatCTCATTTTTACACTGCTGGTCGAACTCTTTCCCCGATTGGTCAGGTTCATGTGGtttttgtttgaattttaaaaaaagacatgGATGCTTACGTTGATTTTAGCCTTTCTATTGgtgtttttgaacataaatataacaaaacaacatATGTGTTCATTgtagatatttaaaaatgacattactCTTAGAATCGATTAAAAATTGTAcattattatttgatgtttTACTGCTGATATACTGTTCTGCCGCGTCGGAAACAGTGTTTACGTCACAACTCGGGCAGTTCATGGTGCCTCCTGATGGGAAACTGGTTTTTCCGATAAAACCGACACCACTTGAATGCAGCATCAGAAACATTGGACGTCTATTCTTCATagatttgtcagttaaataaaggtttcaAAGAAGTAATAAATcacagattttgtttttattgcgtcttaccaaaaaaaaaaaaatccaacagAACATAATCATGTGATCTTACACAAAATCAATGTCAACTGAGAATATTAATACAGTATAAACATAGGTATTTAGCAAAAATAACTTCTCTTCCAACCTCAGTTTCTACAAAGGAACACATTTGTGGGTGGTGAATGAATGGGTCAATCAAAACCTTCGGCTTGGCACTAGAACTAGTCAGGAGACTGCAAGTCAGTGTGTATGCCAATCCCCTCCCCCATCCTTCACCGCATGTCAGTAACTGCATCACTC is part of the Hoplias malabaricus isolate fHopMal1 chromosome 4, fHopMal1.hap1, whole genome shotgun sequence genome and encodes:
- the fbln1 gene encoding fibulin-1 isoform X3, with protein sequence MGPRLVILFYLYGFVHSQQTTDPISLEDCCKDGKEKGQDSQDCTQLPLISESTTCRIAQEQCCAAVQEDSVCSIGINMAKDQGTCHALLSGSTCENKTAKTCCECCLLGRAAEEQGLTCDFSLSISYQCGLVSRACCMNKSPQSEVNSTPAPEGSSSEGALSKPSVHCRVGAGYCAHRCVGNNTCVCFAGYKLKPDGKNCEDINECLLGSYLCRPGERCINTLGSYRCQREVSCGTGYELTDNNNCKDIDECETGTHNCPADFVCQNTPGSFRCRPKSQCTAGFIQDALGSCIDINECLSMTGPCPPGQVCLNTVGSFTCQRHSVSCGRGYHLNAEGTRCVDIDECSGPDNACAGHGCINLVGSYRCECRSGFTFNSITRVCEDINECRHFPGRLCAHKCDNILGSYKCSCTTGFKLASDGRNCDDVNECDNNPCSQECANVYGSYQCYCRRGYQLSDVDGITCEDIDECALPTGGHICSYRCHNTPGSFHCTCPAKGYTLAPNGRSCQDVDECVTGTHSCSETESCFNVQGGFRCLNFDCPPNYRRSGETRCERLPCNQNNECLALPVRITYYHLTFPTNIPVPTNIFRMGPSNTVPGDNLQVAIVDGNEAGYFGTQSQEGGGVMVVQKPITVPQDFEISLEMNLRRYGTVSKFLSKIRVFVTQEDLSNAILE
- the fbln1 gene encoding fibulin-1 isoform X1 encodes the protein MGPRLVILFYLYGFVHSQQTTDPISLEDCCKDGKEKGQDSQDCTQLPLISESTTCRIAQEQCCAAVQEDSVCSIGINMAKDQGTCHALLSGSTCENKTAKTCCECCLLGRAAEEQGLTCDFSLSISYQCGLVSRACCMNKSPQSEVNSTPAPEGSSSEGALSKPSVHCRVGAGYCAHRCVGNNTCVCFAGYKLKPDGKNCEDINECLLGSYLCRPGERCINTLGSYRCQREVSCGTGYELTDNNNCKDIDECETGTHNCPADFVCQNTPGSFRCRPKSQCTAGFIQDALGSCIDINECLSMTGPCPPGQVCLNTVGSFTCQRHSVSCGRGYHLNAEGTRCVDIDECSGPDNACAGHGCINLVGSYRCECRSGFTFNSITRVCEDINECRHFPGRLCAHKCDNILGSYKCSCTTGFKLASDGRNCDDVNECDNNPCSQECANVYGSYQCYCRRGYQLSDVDGITCEDIDECALPTGGHICSYRCHNTPGSFHCTCPAKGYTLAPNGRSCQDVDECVTGTHSCSETESCFNVQGGFRCLNFDCPPNYRRSGETTARIHPSDTIRCIKSCQPNDISCVLDPVHSVSHTVISLPTFRDFTKPEEIVFLRSVTPTHYPHIGSPEIIYDIQEGNIQNSFDIIKRSEHGMIVGVVRQVKPLVGPVSTVLKLAMNYVTNGVISHRNIINVHIFVSEFWF
- the fbln1 gene encoding fibulin-1 isoform X2 gives rise to the protein MGPRLVILFYLYGFVHSQQTTDPISLEDCCKDGKEKGQDSQDCTQLPLISESTTCRIAQEQCCAAVQEDSVCSIGINMAKDQGTCHALLSGSTCENKTAKTCCECCLLGRAAEEQGLTCDFSLSISYQCGLVSRACCMNKSPQSEVNSTPAPEGSSSEGALSKPSVHCRVGAGYCAHRCVGNNTCVCFAGYKLKPDGKNCEDINECLLGSYLCRPGERCINTLGSYRCQREVSCGTGYELTDNNNCKDIDECETGTHNCPADFVCQNTPGSFRCRPKSQCTAGFIQDALGSCIDINECLSMTGPCPPGQVCLNTVGSFTCQRHSVSCGRGYHLNAEGTRCVDIDECSGPDNACAGHGCINLVGSYRCECRSGFTFNSITRVCEDINECRHFPGRLCAHKCDNILGSYKCSCTTGFKLASDGRNCDDVNECDNNPCSQECANVYGSYQCYCRRGYQLSDVDGITCEDIDECALPTGGHICSYRCHNTPGSFHCTCPAKGYTLAPNGRSCQDVDECVTGTHSCSETESCFNVQGGFRCLNFDCPPNYRRSGETTARIHPSDTIRCIKSCQPNDISCVLDPVHSVSHTVISLPTFRDFTKPEEIVFLRSVTPTHYPHIGSPEIIYDIQEGNIQNSFDIIKRSEHGVVRQVKPLVGPVSTVLKLAMNYVTNGVISHRNIINVHIFVSEFWF